In Mytilus galloprovincialis chromosome 1, xbMytGall1.hap1.1, whole genome shotgun sequence, the following are encoded in one genomic region:
- the LOC143079533 gene encoding cysteine-rich with EGF-like domain protein 2 isoform X2, producing the protein MTVNRLTVFSLFMISLIEYVALDKCSVCRGIIDNFDEGLKKTAKANFGGGNTRWEEKSLGSYATSETRLVEIVENLCSKDTKECHTMVEEYEDLVEKFWFNQFKKKRDADFFQWLCIENVKVCCPKNTYGPSCSQCKGDKDGPCTSNGKCDGEGTREGTGKCNCDSGYQGDLCDECKDAYFEESKNDTHITCTACHMSCKSTCWEAGPKGCDECGKGWEQNEEEGCKDINECETDATCENGQYCSNTQGSYHCATCHKACDGCTLYGIDKCDKCAEGYTMEDNSCKDVDECLLEDICEDENKVCTNKDGGYDCKCKDGLIEENNTCIPKPKDTSEDNNTKDSMEKEEL; encoded by the exons ATGACAGTTAATCGCTTGACAGTCTTCAGCTTATTTATGATAAGTTTAATTGAATATGTGGCTCTAGACAAATGTTCAGTATGCAGGGGAATTATAGATAATTTTGATGAG GGTCTTAAAAAAACTGCTAAGGCCAACTTCGGTGGTGGTAATACAAGATGGGAAGAGAAAAGTCTAGGAAGTTATGCTACAAG TGAGACAAGACTTgtggaaattgttgaaaatttgtgttctaaagataccaaagag TGTCATACCATGGTAGAAGAATATGAAGACTTAGTTGAAAAATTTTGGTTTAACCAGTTTAAAAAGAAAAGAGATGCAGATTTCTTCCAGTGGTTGTGCATAGAAAATGTAAAAG tTTGTTGTCCAAAAAATACCTATGGACCATCATGTTCACAGTGTAAAGGAGATAAAGATGGACCTTGTACAAGCAATGGGAAATGTGAT GGAGAAGGCACAAGAGAAGGAACTGGAAAATGCAACTGTGATAGTGGTTACCAAGGAGATCTGTGTGATGAATGTAAAGATGCATACTTTGAAGAAAGTAAAAATGATACACATATAACATGTACAG CTTGTCATATGTCATGTAAGTCCACATGTTGGGAGGCTGGTCCTAAAGGATGTGATGAATGTGGAAAGGGATGGGAACAGAATGAAGAAGAGGGTTGTAAAG atataaatgaGTGTGAAACAGATGCTACATGTGAAAATGGACAGTATTGTTCCAATACACAAGGCTCATACCATTGTGCAA CTTGCCATAAAGCGTGTGATGGATGTACATTGTATGGTATAGATAAATGTGATAAATGTGCAGAAGGTTATACCATGGAAGATAACTCTTGTAAAG ATGTAGATGAATGTCTGCTAGAAGATATATGTGAAGATGAAAATAAAGTCTGTACAAATAAAGATGGCGGCTATGATTGTAAATGTAAAGATGGATTAATAGaagaaaataatacatgtataccaaAACCAAAAG ATACATCCGAGGATAACAATACAAAAGATTCAATGGAGAAAGAGGAGTTATGA
- the LOC143079533 gene encoding cysteine-rich with EGF-like domain protein 2 isoform X1 yields the protein MTVNRLTVFSLFMISLIEYVALDKCSVCRGIIDNFDEGLKKTAKANFGGGNTRWEEKSLGSYATSETRLVEIVENLCSKDTKECHTMVEEYEDLVEKFWFNQFKKKRDADFFQWLCIENVKVCCPKNTYGPSCSQCKGDKDGPCTSNGKCDGEGTREGTGKCNCDSGYQGDLCDECKDAYFEESKNDTHITCTACHMSCKSTCWEAGPKGCDECGKGWEQNEEEGCKDINECETDATCENGQYCSNTQGSYHCATCHKACDGCTLYGIDKCDKCAEGYTMEDNSCKDVDECLLEDICEDENKVCTNKDGGYDCKCKDGLIEENNTCIPKPKDIPKKKESKPHKKKFSSKDKKSLKKRNKYSQPSLLLHFAILGLYALCGLLVRGNVVIISVLTVFLGIYVYWFAI from the exons ATGACAGTTAATCGCTTGACAGTCTTCAGCTTATTTATGATAAGTTTAATTGAATATGTGGCTCTAGACAAATGTTCAGTATGCAGGGGAATTATAGATAATTTTGATGAG GGTCTTAAAAAAACTGCTAAGGCCAACTTCGGTGGTGGTAATACAAGATGGGAAGAGAAAAGTCTAGGAAGTTATGCTACAAG TGAGACAAGACTTgtggaaattgttgaaaatttgtgttctaaagataccaaagag TGTCATACCATGGTAGAAGAATATGAAGACTTAGTTGAAAAATTTTGGTTTAACCAGTTTAAAAAGAAAAGAGATGCAGATTTCTTCCAGTGGTTGTGCATAGAAAATGTAAAAG tTTGTTGTCCAAAAAATACCTATGGACCATCATGTTCACAGTGTAAAGGAGATAAAGATGGACCTTGTACAAGCAATGGGAAATGTGAT GGAGAAGGCACAAGAGAAGGAACTGGAAAATGCAACTGTGATAGTGGTTACCAAGGAGATCTGTGTGATGAATGTAAAGATGCATACTTTGAAGAAAGTAAAAATGATACACATATAACATGTACAG CTTGTCATATGTCATGTAAGTCCACATGTTGGGAGGCTGGTCCTAAAGGATGTGATGAATGTGGAAAGGGATGGGAACAGAATGAAGAAGAGGGTTGTAAAG atataaatgaGTGTGAAACAGATGCTACATGTGAAAATGGACAGTATTGTTCCAATACACAAGGCTCATACCATTGTGCAA CTTGCCATAAAGCGTGTGATGGATGTACATTGTATGGTATAGATAAATGTGATAAATGTGCAGAAGGTTATACCATGGAAGATAACTCTTGTAAAG ATGTAGATGAATGTCTGCTAGAAGATATATGTGAAGATGAAAATAAAGTCTGTACAAATAAAGATGGCGGCTATGATTGTAAATGTAAAGATGGATTAATAGaagaaaataatacatgtataccaaAACCAAAAG ATATTCCCAAAAAGAAGGAATCTAAACCAcataaaaagaaattttcaaGCAAagataaaaaatctttaaagaaaaGGAACAAATACTCCCAGCCAAGTTTACTTCTTCATTTTGCAATTCTTGGACTTTATGCATTGTGTGGATTACTAGTCAGAGGAAATGTTGTCATTATAAGTGTTCTAACAGTTTTTCTTGGCATATATGTTTACTGGTTTGCAATATGA